One segment of Ziziphus jujuba cultivar Dongzao chromosome 12, ASM3175591v1 DNA contains the following:
- the LOC107428387 gene encoding probable pre-mRNA-splicing factor ATP-dependent RNA helicase DEAH4, producing MANLPIVQFEEKILETVEQHPVVVLIGETGSGKSTQLSQMLHRRGYTKSGIIGVTQPRRVAAVSVARRVAQELDVPLGEEVGYAIRFEDRTSERTRIKYLTDGVMLRESLANPELNEYSVIILDEAHERSLNTDILLGLMKRLVKRPASNLKVLITSATLDGDKVSKFFSNCPVMTVPGKLYPVEILYSKERPKSYLETSLKTALDIHIKEPEGDVLIFMTGQDDIEKLVSKLEEKIRSLEEGSCMDAIILPLHGSLPPEMQVRVFSPPPPNCRRIIVATNIAETSLTVDGVVYVIDSGYVKQRQYNPSTGMYSLDVVQISKVQANQRAGRAGRTRPGKCYRLYPSTVYHDDFLDVTVPEIQRSSLAGTVLYLKSLDLADIDILKFDFLDSPSSESLEDALKQLYLIDAIDENGLITKVGRTMAELPLEPSLSRTLMAANEYGCLSQALTVAAMLSAETTLLPGRSKNTEKKRKHNHVDLPDGSGWGDHIQLLQIFECWHRTNYDIDWCKDNGLQVRGMKFVKDVRKQLSQIMQKIAKGPLDVETSRRWEESQHNYLNLRKALCTGYANQLAERMVYHNGYRTLGFKPQVVQVHPSSVLKPDDDGKLPEYVLYHELIATSRPYLRSVCSVDIKWVTPIIEKVNKLNVIKLSGGINHIEEGTEGINSNLPKKEVVVAGVPDKPDDRIQAARERFLARKGKK from the exons ATGGCGAACCTTCCTATTGTCCAATTCgaagagaaaattttagaaacGGTGGAACAGCATCCAGTTGTGGTTCTAATCGGAGAGACCGGTTCGGGAAAGAGCACGCAACTCTCTCAGATGCTGCACCGAAGAGGCTATACCAAATCTGGAATCATCGGCGTCACTCAGCCGCGCCGAGTTGCCGCAGTCTCCGTCGCAAG ACGTGTTGCACAGGAGCTTGATGTTCCTCTTGGTGAGGAAGTTGGATATGCCATCAGATTTGAAGATAGAACCTCAGAAAGAACCCGCATAAA ATACCTTACTGATGGAGTTATGCTTCGTGAAAGCCTGGCGAATCCAGAGCTTAATGAATATTCGGTTATAATACTAGATGAAGCTCATGAAAGGAGTCTAAACAC AGACATATTGCTGGGATTGATGAAACGCTTGGTTAAACGGCCTGCCTCAAATTTAAAAGTTCTCATTACTTCAGCTACTCTTGATGGTGATAAAGTATCAAAATTCTTTTCAAATTGCCCTGTAATGACTGTTCCAGGGAAGTTATACCCTGTTGAAATATTGTACAGCAAGGAGCGTCCCAAAAGCTATCTGGAGACATCTTTAAAAACAGCTCTTG ATATACATATTAAGGAACCAGAAGGTGATGTCTTAATATTTATGACTGGACAG GATGATATAGAGAAGTTGGTTTCAAAATTAGAAGAGAAAATCAGAAGCCTGGAGGAAGGATCTTGCATGGATGCCATAATCCTTCCCCTTCATGGTTCTTTGCCGCCTGAAATGCAG GTACGTGTGTTTAGCCCTCCGCCACCAAACTGTAGGCGAATAATTGTTGCCACAAACATTGCTGAAACTTCTCTGACTGTGGATGGTGTTGT GTATGTTATTGATTCTGGTTATGTTAAGCAAAGGCAGTACAACCCATCAACTGGCATGTACTCTCTTGATGTTGTTCAAATTAGCAA AGTACAAGCAAATCAACGTGCAGGTCGAGCAGGAAGAACACGTCCAGGGAAGTGCTATCGGCTATACCCTTCCACAGTTTACCATGATGATTTCCTGGATGTAACAGTTCCTGAAATACAGCGATCTTCCCTTGCTGGAACTGTTCTTTATTTGAAATCATTGGACCTCGCTGATATTGATATcctcaaatttgattttcttgattCCCCTTCAT CTGAGTCTTTAGAAGATGCTTTGAAGCAATTATATCTCATTGATGCTATCGATGAAAATGGATTGATCACAAAAGTTGGGCGAACAATGGCTG AGCTTCCGCTAGAACCTTCGCTCTCCAGGACCTTAATGGCAGCAAATGAATATGGTTGCTTATCCCAGGCTTTGACTGTTGCTGCTATGTTGTCTGCAGAAACCACATTGCTTCCTGGTCGAAG CAAGAATACTGAGAAGAAGAGGAAACATAATCATGTGGACCTTCCTGATGGATCTGGCTGGGGGGATCATATCCAGTTGCTACAGATCTTTGAATGCTGGCATCGAACTAACTATGATATTGATTGGTGCAAGGATAATGGCTTGCAG GTTAGAGGGATGAAGTTTGTCAAGGATGTTCGGAAACAGTTATCTCAGATAATGCAGAAAATAGCAAAAG GGCCATTAGATGTAGAGACAAGCAGAAGATGGGAAGAAAGCCAACACAATTATCTCAATTTGAGGAAGGCTTTGTGCACAGGGTATGCTAATCAGCTAGCTGAGAGAATGGTGTATCACAATGGTTATCGAACATTGGGCTTTAAACCCCAAGTGGTACAG gtGCACCCATCCAGTGTACTGAAACCAGATGATGATGGAAAACTTCCAGAGTATGTTTTGTATCATGAGCTCATTGCAACCTCACGCCCATACTTGCGATCCGTTTGTTCTGTTGATATTAAATGGGTGACACCTATTATAGAGAAGGTTAATAAACTAAATGTCATCAAACTGAG TGGAGGGATAAATCATATTGAAGAGGGAACTGAGGGAATTAATTCAAACTTGCCAAAGAAAGAGGTCGTTGTTGCTGGGGTTCCTGATAAGCCTGACGATAGAATACAAGCAGCTAGGGAACGATTTCTTGCTCGTAAGGGAAAGAAATGA